The following coding sequences are from one Sphingomonadaceae bacterium OTU29LAMAA1 window:
- the rpoB gene encoding DNA-directed RNA polymerase subunit beta yields MATKAIQGSTAKRRIRKIFGDIHEVIQMPNLIEVQRESYEQFLRSDKSTGHVSGLEKTLRSVFPIQDFAGTAYLDFDDYVLEPPKFDVEECRQRGITYAAPMRVTLRLTAFEVDPDTEAKSVIDIKEQDVYMGDMPLMTGNGTFFINGTERVIVSQMHRSPGVLFDHDRGKTHASGKYLFAARVIPYRGSWLDFEFDAKDIVNVRIDRKRKLPVTALLYALGMTSEDILNYFYNRVTYVRGQGGWIIPFAAENWRGVKPLFDIVDASSGEVVFAAQQKISPRAANKAAKDGLTQLLIPTEEIFGRYSAYDLINETTGEIYVEAGDEIGPDNLEALDKAGIDTIELLDIDHVSTGAWIRNTLKADKAEEREQALSDIYRVMRPGEPPTLETAEALFSGLFFDPDRYDLSAVGRVKLNMRLDLDAEDTVTTLRSEDILAVIKTLVGLKDGKGEIDDIDNLGNRRVRSVGELLENQYRVGLLRMERAVKERMSSVDVSTVMPNDLINAKPAVAAVREFFGSSQLSQFMDQTNPLSEVTHKRRVSALGPGGLTRERAGFEVRDVHPTHYGRICPIETPEGPNIGLINSLASFSRVNKYGFIETPYRKVVDHKVTDDVVYLSAMEEAKHTIAQASAELNGDGGFAEELVSSRQAGEFLMALPDNVTLMDVSPKQLVSVAASLIPFLENDDANRALMGSNMQRQAVPLVKAEAPFVGTGMEETVARDSGAAIGAKRAGIVDQVDASRIVIRATGEVDSTKSGVDIYTLMKFQRSNQSTCINQRPLVKVGDVVNAGDVIADGPSTEFGELALGRNALVAFMPWNGYNYEDSILISERIVKDDVFTSIHIDEFEVMARDTKLGPEDITRDIPNVGEEALRNLDEAGIVYVGAEVEPGDILVGKITPKGESPMTPEEKLLRAIFGEKASDVRDTSLRLPPGVAGTIVDVRVFNRHGIDKDERAMAIEREEIERLKKDSDDERTILNRATWSRLREMLLDQVATAVPKGLKKGSTIDMDLLDSVDRHEWWKFAVADDKVQGDLEAVKQQYDEAAKRITDKFHDRREKLERGDELPPGVLKMVKVFVAVKRKLQPGDKMAGRHGNKGVISRILPAEDMPFLADGTPVDLVLNPLGVPSRMNVGQIFETHLGWAARNLGMQVAAALDDWRDANPDAKAGEMPDAVKERLVEVYGDHYAEDIQSRDPDEIVELVHNIRTGIPMGTPVFDGARESDVSAMLELAGLDTSGQSELFDGRTGDKFDRKVTVGIIYMLKLHHLVDDKIHARSIGPYSLVTQQPLGGKAQFGGQRFGEMEVWALQAYGAAYTLQEMLTVKSDDVVGRTKVYEAIVKGDDTFEAGIPESFNVLVKEMRSLGLNVDLKTMQDVDDEGGIAIAAE; encoded by the coding sequence ATGGCCACCAAGGCGATCCAGGGCAGCACCGCCAAGCGGCGCATCCGCAAGATCTTCGGGGACATCCACGAAGTCATCCAGATGCCGAACCTGATCGAGGTTCAGCGCGAAAGCTACGAGCAGTTCCTGCGCTCGGACAAGAGCACCGGCCACGTGTCGGGCCTCGAAAAGACGCTGCGCAGCGTCTTCCCGATCCAGGATTTCGCCGGCACCGCGTATCTCGACTTCGACGATTACGTCTTGGAACCGCCGAAGTTCGACGTCGAGGAATGCCGCCAGCGGGGCATCACCTATGCCGCGCCGATGCGCGTCACGCTGCGCCTGACTGCGTTCGAGGTCGATCCGGATACTGAGGCCAAGTCGGTCATCGATATCAAGGAGCAGGACGTCTACATGGGCGACATGCCCCTGATGACGGGCAACGGCACCTTCTTCATTAACGGCACCGAGCGCGTGATCGTGTCGCAGATGCACCGTTCGCCGGGCGTGCTGTTCGACCATGACCGTGGCAAGACCCACGCGTCGGGCAAATACCTCTTCGCCGCGCGCGTCATTCCGTATCGCGGCTCGTGGCTCGACTTCGAATTCGACGCCAAGGACATCGTCAACGTCCGTATCGATCGCAAGCGCAAGCTGCCGGTGACGGCACTGCTCTATGCGCTGGGCATGACCAGCGAGGATATCCTCAACTACTTCTACAACCGCGTGACGTATGTGCGTGGTCAGGGTGGCTGGATCATCCCGTTTGCCGCGGAAAACTGGCGCGGTGTGAAGCCGTTGTTCGACATCGTCGACGCATCGTCGGGCGAGGTCGTGTTCGCGGCGCAGCAGAAGATCAGCCCGCGCGCCGCCAACAAGGCGGCCAAGGACGGCCTGACGCAGCTGTTGATCCCGACCGAGGAAATCTTCGGCCGCTATTCGGCCTACGACCTCATCAACGAGACGACGGGCGAGATCTACGTCGAGGCCGGTGACGAAATCGGTCCCGACAATCTCGAGGCGCTCGACAAGGCCGGCATCGACACGATCGAGCTGCTCGACATCGACCACGTCTCGACCGGCGCGTGGATTCGCAACACGCTGAAGGCCGACAAGGCCGAAGAGCGCGAGCAGGCGCTGTCCGATATCTATCGCGTGATGCGCCCCGGCGAGCCGCCGACGCTGGAAACCGCGGAAGCGCTGTTCTCGGGCCTGTTCTTCGATCCGGACCGCTACGACCTGTCGGCGGTGGGCCGCGTCAAGCTGAACATGCGTCTCGACCTCGATGCCGAGGATACCGTCACTACGCTGCGCAGCGAGGACATCCTTGCCGTCATCAAGACGCTGGTCGGCCTGAAGGACGGCAAGGGCGAGATCGACGACATCGACAACCTCGGCAACCGCCGCGTGCGTTCGGTGGGCGAGCTGCTGGAAAACCAGTATCGCGTCGGCCTGCTCCGCATGGAGCGCGCCGTGAAGGAGCGCATGTCGTCGGTCGACGTGTCCACCGTGATGCCGAACGATCTGATCAACGCCAAGCCGGCGGTGGCCGCGGTGCGTGAATTCTTCGGTTCGTCGCAGCTGTCGCAGTTCATGGATCAGACCAACCCGCTGTCCGAAGTGACGCACAAGCGTCGTGTTTCGGCGCTCGGGCCGGGTGGTCTGACGCGTGAGCGTGCAGGCTTCGAAGTCCGCGACGTTCATCCGACGCACTATGGCCGCATCTGCCCGATCGAGACGCCGGAAGGCCCGAACATCGGTCTGATCAACAGCCTCGCGTCGTTCAGCCGCGTCAACAAATACGGCTTCATCGAGACGCCGTACCGCAAGGTCGTCGACCACAAGGTCACCGACGACGTCGTCTATCTGTCGGCGATGGAAGAGGCCAAGCACACGATCGCGCAGGCATCGGCCGAACTGAACGGCGATGGTGGCTTTGCCGAGGAACTGGTGTCGTCGCGTCAGGCGGGCGAATTCCTGATGGCGCTGCCCGACAACGTCACGCTGATGGACGTCAGCCCCAAGCAGCTCGTCTCGGTCGCCGCATCGCTCATTCCTTTCCTGGAAAACGATGACGCCAACCGCGCGCTGATGGGTTCGAACATGCAGCGTCAGGCCGTGCCGCTGGTGAAGGCGGAAGCGCCCTTCGTCGGCACCGGCATGGAAGAGACCGTGGCGCGCGATTCGGGCGCCGCGATCGGAGCGAAGCGCGCCGGTATCGTCGATCAGGTCGACGCCAGCCGTATCGTCATCCGTGCCACCGGCGAGGTCGATTCGACCAAGTCGGGCGTCGACATCTACACGCTGATGAAGTTCCAGCGTTCGAACCAGTCGACCTGCATCAACCAGCGTCCGCTGGTGAAGGTGGGCGACGTGGTCAACGCCGGCGACGTCATCGCCGACGGTCCCTCGACCGAGTTCGGCGAGCTGGCGCTGGGCCGCAACGCGCTCGTCGCGTTCATGCCCTGGAACGGCTACAACTACGAGGATTCGATCCTCATCAGCGAGCGGATCGTGAAGGACGACGTGTTCACGTCGATCCACATCGACGAGTTCGAGGTGATGGCCCGCGACACCAAGCTCGGGCCGGAAGACATCACGCGCGACATCCCCAACGTCGGCGAGGAAGCGCTGCGCAACCTCGACGAGGCGGGCATCGTCTACGTCGGTGCCGAGGTCGAGCCGGGCGATATCCTCGTCGGCAAGATCACGCCGAAGGGCGAAAGCCCGATGACGCCGGAGGAGAAGCTGCTCCGCGCCATCTTCGGTGAAAAGGCGTCGGACGTGCGCGACACCTCGCTGCGCCTGCCCCCGGGCGTTGCCGGTACGATCGTCGACGTGCGCGTCTTCAATCGCCACGGCATCGACAAGGACGAGCGCGCGATGGCGATCGAGCGCGAGGAGATCGAGCGCCTGAAGAAGGATTCGGACGACGAGCGCACCATCCTGAACCGTGCCACATGGTCGCGCCTGCGCGAAATGCTGCTCGATCAGGTCGCCACTGCCGTGCCGAAGGGCCTAAAGAAGGGCTCGACGATCGACATGGACCTGCTCGACAGCGTCGACCGCCACGAATGGTGGAAGTTCGCGGTTGCCGACGACAAGGTCCAGGGCGACCTGGAAGCCGTCAAGCAGCAGTATGACGAAGCCGCCAAGCGGATCACGGACAAGTTCCACGATCGTCGCGAGAAGCTGGAGCGTGGCGACGAGCTGCCGCCGGGCGTGCTCAAGATGGTCAAGGTCTTCGTCGCGGTGAAGCGCAAGCTGCAGCCGGGCGACAAGATGGCCGGCCGTCACGGCAACAAGGGCGTCATCAGCCGCATCCTGCCGGCGGAGGACATGCCGTTCCTCGCCGACGGTACGCCGGTCGATCTCGTACTCAACCCGCTGGGCGTGCCGTCGCGCATGAACGTCGGTCAGATCTTCGAAACGCACCTCGGCTGGGCGGCCCGCAATCTGGGCATGCAGGTCGCGGCGGCGCTCGACGATTGGCGCGACGCCAACCCGGATGCCAAGGCGGGCGAGATGCCGGACGCGGTCAAGGAGCGGCTGGTCGAGGTCTATGGCGATCACTACGCCGAGGACATCCAGAGCCGCGATCCGGACGAGATCGTCGAGCTGGTGCACAACATCCGCACCGGCATCCCGATGGGCACCCCGGTGTTCGACGGCGCACGCGAGAGCGACGTGTCGGCGATGCTGGAGCTGGCGGGCCTCGACACGTCGGGCCAGTCGGAGCTGTTCGACGGACGCACGGGCGACAAGTTCGACCGCAAGGTGACGGTGGGCATCATCTACATGCTCAAGCTGCACCACCTCGTGGACGACAAGATCCACGCGCGTTCGATCGGGCCGTACTCGCTGGTCACCCAGCAGCCGCTGGGTGGTAAGGCACAGTTCGGCGGCCAGCGCTTCGGCGAGATGGAGGTCTGGGCGCTCCAGGCCTATGGCGCGGCGTACACCTTGCAGGAAATGCTGACGGTGAAGTCGGACGACGTCGTCGGCCGCACCAAGGTCTACGAGGCGATCGTCAAGGGCGACGACACGTTCGAGGCCGGCATCCCGGAGAGCTTCAACGTGCTCGTCAAGGAAATGCGCAGCCTGGGTCTCAACGTCGATCTCAAGACCATGCAGGACGTGGACGACGAGGGCGGCATCGCGATCGCGGCGGAGTAA
- the rpoC gene encoding DNA-directed RNA polymerase subunit beta', translating into MNELTNFANPIAKPETFDQIQIGIASPDKIRSWSFGEIKKPETINYRTFKPERDGLFCARIFGPIKDYECLCGKYKRMKYKGIVCEKCGVEVTVSKVRRERMGHIELAAPVAHIWFLKSLPSRIGLLLDMQLKQLERVLYFEAYIVIEPGLTPLEKFQLMTEDELLEAQDQYGEDAFSAGIGAEAVRIMLESLDLEGEKVALLEELATTKSELKPKKIIKRLKVVESFLESGNRPEWMILEVVPVIPPELRPLVPLDGGRFATSDLNDLYRRVINRNNRLKRLMELRAPDIIVRNEKRMLQEAVDALFDNGRRGRTITGANKRPLKSLSDMLKGKQGRFRQNLLGKRVDYSGRSVIVTGPELKLHQCGLPKKMALELFKPFIYARLDAKGLSMTLKQAKKWVEKERKEVWDILDEVIREHPVMLNRAPTLHRLGIQAFEPVLIEGKAIQLHPLVCSAFNADFDGDQMAVHVPLSLEAQLEARVLMMSTNNILSPANGKPIIVPSQDMVLGLYYLSMMKEGEPGEGMLLGDMAEVHQALNAGAVTLHTKIISRVPQTDEAGKQYLKRYETTPGRMLLGETLPHSHKVPFETVNRLLTKKDVGDVIDEVYRHTGQKETVLFADAIMALGFRHAFRAGISFGKDDMIIAPDKDKLVDETRDQVKDFEQQYQDGLITQQEKYNKVIDAWSRCGDQVANSMMNEIKAVRHYEDGPMKGREKDINSIYMMAHSGARGSQAQIKQLAGMRGLMAKPSGEIIETPIISNFKEGLTVLEYFNSTHGARKGLADTALKTANSGYLTRRLVDVSQDCVIVEEDCGTERALEMKAIVQGGSTIASLGERILGRTTAENVVDAKTGEVIIPTGTLLDEAMIVQIEKTGIQGMKIRSPLVCESKIGVCGKCYGRDLARGTPVNIGEAVGVIAAQSIGEPGTQLTMRTFHIGGAAQLNEQSNLEAPVDGTAVFKDLRLIVDQRGRRVTLSRSGEIVIVDMDGRELSTHRIPYGAYVLFDDGHVLTKGDRMAEWDPFTMPVITENSGIVKYVDLTEGKTLTEQTDEATGIAQRVVIEYRTSTKSKEDLRPRLTLTTTEDGEAARYMLTTGAVLSVDDNAQVQAGDVLARVSRESAKTRDITGGLPRVAELFEARIPKEAAIIAKVSGRVVFGKDYKAKRKIGIQPEDGGDVVEYLVPKSKVIDVQEGDYVKRGDNLIGGSPNPHDILETMGIEPLAEYLVSEIQEVYRLQGVKINDKHIETIVRQMLQKVEITDGGDTTLLKGEQVDREEMDATNEKLGANEAPAHGKPVLLGITKASLQTRSFISAASFQETTRVLTEAAVQGKQDTLMGLKENVIVGRLIPAGTGAGMNRLRVAASSRDAALRAQQRSLAAAIVAPASAAELRAAEALRSKREDTGTGPDPLAEVTPSGDGSDEAAGEYLNQE; encoded by the coding sequence ATGAACGAACTGACCAATTTCGCCAATCCGATCGCGAAGCCGGAAACCTTCGACCAGATCCAGATCGGCATCGCATCGCCCGACAAGATCCGCTCGTGGTCGTTCGGCGAGATCAAGAAGCCCGAGACCATCAACTATCGCACGTTCAAGCCCGAGCGTGACGGCCTGTTCTGCGCGCGCATCTTCGGTCCGATCAAGGATTACGAGTGCCTGTGCGGCAAGTACAAGCGTATGAAGTACAAGGGCATCGTCTGCGAGAAGTGCGGTGTCGAGGTCACGGTGTCGAAGGTCCGCCGCGAGCGGATGGGCCATATCGAACTTGCTGCGCCGGTCGCGCACATCTGGTTCCTGAAGTCGCTGCCCTCGCGCATCGGCCTGCTGCTCGACATGCAGTTGAAGCAGCTCGAGCGCGTGCTGTACTTCGAGGCGTATATCGTCATCGAGCCGGGCCTGACCCCGCTCGAGAAGTTCCAGCTGATGACCGAGGACGAACTCCTCGAGGCGCAGGACCAGTACGGTGAGGACGCGTTCTCGGCCGGTATCGGTGCCGAGGCCGTGCGCATCATGCTCGAAAGCCTCGACCTCGAAGGCGAGAAGGTTGCGCTGCTCGAAGAGCTGGCGACGACCAAGTCGGAGCTGAAGCCCAAGAAGATCATCAAGCGGCTGAAGGTCGTCGAGAGTTTCCTGGAATCGGGCAACCGTCCCGAATGGATGATCCTCGAAGTCGTGCCGGTCATCCCGCCCGAGCTGCGCCCGCTGGTGCCGCTGGACGGCGGCCGTTTCGCGACGTCGGATCTGAACGACCTGTACCGCCGCGTCATCAACCGCAACAACCGCCTGAAGCGGCTGATGGAGCTGCGCGCGCCGGACATCATCGTCCGCAACGAAAAGCGCATGTTGCAGGAGGCGGTCGACGCCCTGTTCGATAACGGCCGTCGCGGTCGCACCATCACGGGCGCCAACAAGCGTCCGCTGAAGTCGCTGTCCGACATGCTGAAGGGCAAGCAGGGCCGCTTCCGCCAGAATCTTCTGGGCAAGCGCGTCGACTATTCGGGTCGTTCGGTCATCGTGACCGGGCCTGAACTGAAGTTGCACCAGTGCGGCCTGCCGAAGAAGATGGCGCTCGAACTGTTCAAGCCGTTCATCTACGCGCGCCTCGACGCCAAGGGTCTGTCGATGACCCTGAAGCAGGCAAAGAAGTGGGTCGAGAAGGAGCGCAAGGAAGTCTGGGACATCCTGGACGAGGTGATCCGCGAGCATCCGGTGATGCTGAACCGCGCACCGACGCTCCACCGTCTCGGCATCCAGGCGTTCGAGCCGGTGCTGATCGAGGGCAAGGCGATCCAGTTGCACCCGCTGGTCTGCTCCGCGTTCAACGCCGACTTCGACGGCGACCAGATGGCCGTGCACGTCCCCCTGAGCCTCGAGGCCCAGCTGGAAGCGCGCGTCCTGATGATGTCGACGAACAACATCCTGTCGCCGGCGAACGGCAAGCCGATCATCGTGCCGTCGCAGGACATGGTGCTGGGCCTGTATTACCTGTCGATGATGAAGGAAGGCGAGCCGGGCGAAGGCATGCTCCTGGGCGACATGGCCGAGGTGCATCAGGCGCTCAACGCCGGGGCGGTGACGCTCCACACCAAGATCATCAGCCGCGTTCCGCAGACCGACGAGGCCGGCAAGCAGTACCTCAAGCGCTACGAGACGACTCCGGGCCGCATGCTGCTCGGCGAGACGCTCCCGCACAGCCACAAGGTGCCGTTCGAGACGGTCAATCGCCTGCTCACCAAGAAGGACGTGGGCGACGTGATCGACGAGGTCTATCGTCACACCGGCCAGAAGGAGACCGTGCTGTTCGCCGACGCGATCATGGCACTGGGCTTCCGTCACGCGTTCCGCGCCGGCATCTCGTTCGGCAAGGACGACATGATCATCGCGCCGGACAAGGACAAGCTGGTCGACGAAACGCGCGATCAGGTGAAGGACTTCGAGCAGCAGTATCAGGATGGCCTGATCACGCAGCAGGAGAAGTACAACAAGGTGATCGACGCCTGGTCGCGTTGCGGCGATCAGGTCGCGAACTCGATGATGAACGAGATCAAGGCTGTCCGTCATTACGAAGACGGCCCGATGAAGGGCCGCGAGAAGGACATCAACTCGATCTACATGATGGCGCACTCCGGCGCCCGTGGTTCGCAGGCGCAGATCAAGCAGCTCGCCGGCATGCGCGGGCTGATGGCCAAGCCGTCGGGCGAGATCATCGAGACGCCGATCATCTCGAACTTCAAGGAAGGCCTGACCGTCCTCGAATACTTCAACTCCACCCACGGTGCTCGTAAGGGCCTCGCGGATACGGCGTTGAAGACGGCGAACTCGGGCTACCTCACCCGCCGCCTCGTCGACGTGTCGCAGGATTGCGTCATCGTCGAGGAGGATTGCGGCACCGAGCGCGCGCTGGAGATGAAGGCGATCGTGCAGGGCGGTTCGACGATCGCCTCGCTCGGCGAGCGCATCCTCGGCCGTACGACGGCGGAGAACGTGGTCGACGCCAAGACCGGCGAGGTCATCATCCCGACCGGCACGCTGCTGGACGAGGCGATGATCGTGCAGATCGAGAAGACCGGCATCCAAGGGATGAAGATCCGCTCGCCGCTGGTCTGCGAGAGCAAGATCGGCGTCTGCGGCAAGTGCTACGGGCGCGATCTCGCCCGCGGCACGCCGGTCAACATCGGTGAAGCGGTCGGCGTCATCGCCGCCCAGTCGATCGGCGAACCGGGTACGCAGCTAACGATGCGTACGTTCCACATCGGTGGCGCGGCGCAGCTCAACGAGCAGTCGAACCTGGAAGCGCCGGTCGACGGCACCGCGGTGTTCAAGGACCTGCGCCTGATCGTCGACCAGCGTGGTCGCCGCGTGACTCTGTCGCGTTCGGGTGAAATCGTGATCGTCGACATGGACGGCCGCGAACTCTCGACGCACCGCATCCCGTATGGCGCCTATGTGCTGTTCGACGACGGTCACGTCCTGACCAAGGGCGATCGCATGGCCGAGTGGGACCCGTTCACCATGCCGGTGATCACGGAGAACTCGGGTATCGTGAAGTACGTCGATCTGACCGAGGGCAAGACGCTCACCGAGCAGACCGACGAAGCGACCGGTATCGCCCAGCGCGTCGTCATCGAATACCGCACCTCGACCAAGTCGAAGGAGGATCTGCGTCCGCGCCTGACCCTCACCACGACCGAGGACGGCGAAGCGGCCCGCTACATGCTGACCACCGGTGCGGTGTTGTCGGTCGACGACAATGCCCAGGTGCAGGCCGGCGACGTTCTCGCCCGTGTCAGCCGCGAGTCCGCCAAGACCCGCGACATCACCGGCGGTCTGCCGCGCGTCGCCGAATTGTTCGAAGCGCGCATCCCCAAGGAAGCGGCGATCATCGCCAAGGTTTCCGGCCGGGTCGTGTTCGGCAAGGACTATAAGGCGAAGCGCAAGATCGGCATCCAGCCCGAGGACGGCGGCGATGTCGTCGAGTATCTGGTGCCGAAGTCGAAGGTGATCGACGTTCAGGAAGGCGACTACGTCAAGCGTGGCGACAATCTGATCGGCGGTTCGCCGAACCCGCATGACATTCTGGAAACGATGGGGATCGAGCCGCTGGCCGAATATCTCGTCAGCGAAATCCAGGAAGTCTATCGACTGCAGGGCGTGAAGATCAACGACAAGCACATCGAGACGATCGTTCGTCAGATGCTGCAGAAGGTCGAGATCACCGACGGCGGCGACACTACGCTGCTGAAGGGCGAACAGGTCGATCGCGAGGAAATGGACGCGACCAACGAGAAGCTGGGCGCGAACGAAGCACCGGCACACGGCAAGCCCGTCCTGCTCGGCATCACCAAGGCGTCGCTGCAAACCCGCAGCTTCATCTCGGCGGCGTCGTTCCAGGAGACCACCCGCGTCCTCACCGAGGCGGCGGTCCAGGGCAAGCAGGACACGCTGATGGGCCTGAAGGAGAACGTGATCGTCGGTCGCCTGATCCCGGCGGGCACGGGTGCGGGCATGAACCGCCTGCGCGTCGCGGCCTCGTCGCGTGACGCGGCGCTCCGTGCGCAGCAGCGTTCGCTGGCGGCAGCGATCGTCGCGCCGGCCTCGGCCGCCGAACTCCGCGCCGCCGAGGCGCTGCGTTCGAAGCGCGAAGACACCGGCACGGGTCCCGACCCGCTCGCCGAGGTCACGCCCTCGGGCGACGGCAGCGACGAGGCTGCCGGCGAATATCTGAACCAGGAGTGA